Proteins from one Microbacterium faecale genomic window:
- the phnE gene encoding phosphonate ABC transporter, permease protein PhnE, with amino-acid sequence MLTVEEKRRRKPAPQLDPRARERMERAFRIPRARFIVGAVLAVAIFLWSANGAQFDFLKLGDGAVNMGEFILRMFPPDFSKIGLILALLTETLQMAIVGTAIGAVLSLIMAFGAASNIAPTWVYYACRWTMNIIRALPDLVIALMFVSAVGLGPFAGILAMTIGSIGSIGKVFAEAMEAVDRGPITAMESVGASRRQIIQYAIVPQALPLLTSYTLLLFEGNVRGATILGLVGAGGIGLELTTAMNRYEYGHLFAMVICIIVLVTIIDQASAIIRKKIT; translated from the coding sequence ATGCTGACCGTTGAGGAGAAGCGGCGCCGCAAACCTGCCCCGCAACTCGACCCGCGTGCCCGCGAGCGCATGGAGAGAGCGTTCCGCATCCCGCGTGCCCGTTTCATCGTCGGAGCGGTGCTCGCCGTCGCGATCTTTCTGTGGTCGGCGAATGGTGCGCAGTTCGACTTCCTGAAGCTCGGGGACGGCGCGGTGAACATGGGCGAGTTCATCCTGCGCATGTTCCCGCCGGACTTCTCGAAGATCGGTCTGATCCTCGCGCTGCTGACCGAGACGCTGCAGATGGCGATCGTGGGCACGGCGATCGGCGCCGTGCTGTCGCTGATCATGGCCTTCGGTGCGGCGAGCAACATCGCTCCGACATGGGTGTATTACGCGTGCCGATGGACGATGAACATCATCCGCGCCCTCCCGGATCTCGTGATCGCCTTGATGTTCGTCTCCGCCGTCGGCCTCGGCCCGTTCGCGGGCATTCTCGCGATGACGATCGGATCCATCGGCTCGATCGGCAAAGTCTTCGCGGAAGCGATGGAGGCCGTCGACCGCGGCCCCATCACCGCGATGGAGTCGGTCGGCGCGTCGCGACGCCAGATCATCCAGTACGCGATCGTGCCGCAGGCGCTGCCCCTGCTGACGAGCTACACGCTGCTGCTGTTCGAGGGCAACGTGCGCGGGGCCACGATCCTCGGGCTCGTCGGCGCCGGCGGCATCGGCCTCGAACTCACCACCGCCATGAACCGCTACGAATACGGCCACCTGTTCGCCATGGTCATCTGCATCATCGTGCTCGTCACCATCATCGACCAGGCGAGCGCCATCATCAGAAAGAAGATCACATGA
- a CDS encoding phage holin family protein has translation MHNFDASALSEPIDRNELRAFKASVAQRFPHSHQGKSSSSIFALIVLSLIGVAMLVAGIVMLAADASLITGGIFTVVGLVLAALGIGTLVVGDSDKRQFRLDRFARANGMQFHPGFNNPKLPGMLFDIGRQRNSQLLVRGDTPRFVEFGNYRYTTGSGKNSTTHTWGYIAVQLDSPLPHIVLDAEGNNSFFGSNLPIGLKKDQRLSLEGNFDEHFSLYAPVGYEADALYLFTPDIMQRFIRNAAQLDVEIVDDWLFFYTGDDVSTLNADRWAWLFSVVGAMLQKIERWGRWRDERLRVANAAPLAAGSSDIPAVQNPEMLRPPSGVADPGKRLKRRGFTWVTFIIIAVFVVLQVVSRLS, from the coding sequence ATGCACAACTTCGACGCGAGCGCCCTCAGCGAGCCGATCGATCGGAACGAGCTTCGCGCTTTCAAGGCCTCCGTCGCCCAGCGGTTCCCGCACTCGCATCAGGGGAAATCCTCCAGCAGCATTTTCGCGCTGATCGTGCTCAGCCTCATCGGGGTCGCGATGCTCGTCGCGGGCATCGTGATGCTGGCGGCCGATGCCAGCCTCATCACGGGCGGCATATTCACCGTCGTCGGTCTCGTGTTGGCGGCCCTCGGCATCGGCACGCTCGTGGTGGGCGACAGCGACAAGCGGCAGTTTCGACTCGATCGTTTCGCGCGTGCCAACGGCATGCAGTTCCACCCCGGGTTCAACAACCCGAAGCTGCCCGGCATGCTCTTCGACATCGGCCGACAGCGCAACTCGCAGCTCCTCGTCCGCGGCGACACGCCCCGTTTCGTCGAGTTCGGCAACTACCGCTATACGACCGGCTCCGGGAAGAACTCCACGACCCACACGTGGGGGTACATCGCCGTCCAGCTCGATTCGCCGTTGCCGCACATCGTCCTCGACGCCGAGGGGAACAACAGCTTCTTCGGGTCGAACCTGCCGATCGGGCTGAAGAAGGACCAGCGCCTGAGCCTCGAGGGCAACTTCGACGAGCACTTCAGCCTGTACGCACCTGTCGGCTACGAGGCCGACGCCCTGTACCTGTTCACGCCCGACATCATGCAGCGCTTCATCCGCAACGCCGCTCAGCTCGACGTCGAGATCGTCGACGACTGGCTGTTCTTCTACACGGGCGACGACGTCTCGACGCTCAACGCTGATCGGTGGGCGTGGCTGTTCTCCGTGGTCGGGGCGATGCTTCAGAAGATCGAGCGCTGGGGGCGCTGGCGCGACGAACGCCTGCGCGTGGCGAACGCCGCTCCGCTCGCCGCTGGCTCCTCGGACATCCCCGCCGTACAGAACCCGGAGATGCTGCGTCCGCCGTCCGGCGTGGCGGATCCCGGCAAGCGCCTCAAGCGCCGCGGTTTCACCTGGGTGACCTTCATCATCATCGCGGTCTTCGTCGTCCTCCAGGTGGTCTCGCGCCTGTCGTGA
- a CDS encoding type II toxin-antitoxin system PemK/MazF family toxin: protein MGPERTRQSSTLCRCVAVSNDARHASIAQTGHGVITVVPLTSNADHVLACQTLVHPAPSNGLARPSKAQAEQIRSSSPQRVLRKLGSVSRETMAAIDEALRVHLMS from the coding sequence ATCGGCCCGGAGCGAACAAGGCAAAGCTCGACCCTGTGTCGCTGCGTCGCTGTGTCGAACGATGCCCGGCATGCGTCGATCGCTCAGACCGGGCACGGTGTGATCACCGTCGTACCCCTCACCAGCAACGCTGACCACGTCCTCGCGTGTCAAACGCTCGTCCATCCGGCTCCGTCCAACGGCCTCGCACGCCCGAGCAAGGCACAGGCGGAGCAGATTCGCTCGAGCTCACCCCAGCGGGTTCTGCGAAAACTCGGATCTGTCAGCCGGGAGACGATGGCCGCCATCGATGAGGCGCTGCGCGTTCACCTCATGTCGTGA
- a CDS encoding IclR family transcriptional regulator domain-containing protein, with product MTEQGSREFVQSLARGLSVIRAFDATHPVLTLSEVAQRAEMTRAAARRFLHTLVELGYVRESGRDFALTPRVLELGHSYLSALSLPDIVHPHLERLSRQVDESVSAAVLDGSDIVYISRVPTRRIMSVGITIGTRFPAHATSMGRVLLAHAEDPGEALTGSLARVTPTTVTDPRALARELERIREQGYALVDGELEEGVRSVAAPIRGRGGRVVAAVNVSTAASRVDLERLTGEHLPALRDATHAIDAELALV from the coding sequence ATGACCGAGCAGGGCTCTCGCGAGTTCGTGCAGTCCCTCGCCCGCGGGCTCAGCGTGATCCGCGCGTTCGACGCGACGCACCCGGTGCTCACGCTCAGCGAGGTCGCCCAGCGTGCCGAGATGACCCGAGCGGCCGCGCGGCGCTTCCTGCACACGCTCGTCGAACTCGGCTACGTGCGCGAGAGCGGGCGAGACTTCGCCCTCACCCCGCGCGTGCTCGAGCTCGGTCACAGCTATCTCTCGGCGCTGAGCCTGCCAGACATCGTCCACCCGCATCTCGAACGGCTCTCACGGCAGGTCGACGAGAGCGTGTCCGCGGCCGTCCTCGACGGCTCCGACATCGTCTACATCTCCCGTGTGCCGACCCGGCGCATCATGAGCGTCGGCATCACGATCGGCACGCGCTTCCCCGCGCACGCGACGAGCATGGGGCGCGTCCTCCTCGCGCACGCCGAAGATCCGGGCGAGGCGCTGACGGGCTCGCTCGCACGGGTGACCCCGACGACCGTCACGGATCCGCGAGCCCTCGCACGCGAGCTCGAGCGGATCCGCGAACAGGGCTACGCCCTCGTCGACGGCGAGCTCGAAGAGGGGGTGCGGTCGGTCGCCGCGCCGATTCGGGGTCGCGGCGGTCGCGTCGTCGCCGCCGTCAACGTCTCGACGGCCGCCAGCCGCGTCGACCTCGAACGCCTGACCGGCGAACACCTGCCGGCACTGCGCGACGCGACGCACGCGATCGACGCGGAACTCGCGCTCGTCTAA
- a CDS encoding TetR/AcrR family transcriptional regulator, which translates to MSSGVRDAGAAVRGPGRPRAEGHDEKILAAVDKLIDADRPVTVGAVVEESGVSRAALYRRWPSLPDLVAAALDRGRLALEVDTSGDIKEAIVALYFGDPRAARGSTYSDRRFRARLALVMQNPDLQHAYWSSHVRRRRVSVHAALTEAIRRGDLRDDVDVDAAIDLINGVFYYQSVVRGATLRDDAALERCRRAFEIAWRGMSAR; encoded by the coding sequence GTGAGTTCAGGGGTCAGGGACGCCGGGGCCGCCGTGCGCGGCCCCGGCCGCCCGCGCGCCGAGGGGCATGACGAGAAGATCCTCGCCGCTGTCGACAAGCTGATCGACGCGGACCGCCCCGTGACGGTAGGCGCCGTCGTCGAGGAGAGCGGCGTGTCCCGCGCCGCGCTGTACCGGCGTTGGCCGAGCCTGCCGGATCTCGTCGCCGCCGCCCTCGACCGGGGGCGCTTGGCGCTCGAGGTCGACACCTCCGGCGACATCAAGGAGGCGATCGTCGCCCTGTACTTCGGCGATCCGCGGGCGGCGCGCGGGTCGACCTACAGCGACCGGCGGTTCCGCGCGCGGTTGGCCCTCGTGATGCAGAATCCAGACCTGCAGCACGCGTACTGGTCGTCGCACGTGCGCCGGCGCCGGGTCTCGGTGCACGCCGCGCTCACCGAGGCGATTCGCCGGGGAGACCTGCGCGACGACGTCGACGTCGACGCCGCTATCGACCTCATCAACGGCGTCTTCTACTATCAGTCGGTCGTGCGCGGTGCGACGCTGCGCGACGATGCGGCGCTCGAGCGCTGCCGCCGCGCGTTCGAGATCGCCTGGCGGGGCATGAGCGCGCGCTGA
- a CDS encoding DUF488 domain-containing protein has translation MGELRIKRAYDDANTADGYRVLVDRMWPRGVSKERAALDEHLKDIAPSPDLRTWWNHDPDRIDEFTKRYRAELDNNPAVEDLRSRVRGHKTVTLIYGAKDPDVNHARILRDYLREAGASGEESP, from the coding sequence ATGGGCGAGCTGCGGATCAAGCGGGCATACGACGACGCGAACACGGCCGACGGCTATCGTGTGCTGGTGGATCGGATGTGGCCGCGCGGCGTGTCGAAGGAACGCGCGGCGCTCGACGAGCACCTGAAGGACATCGCTCCGTCGCCGGACCTGCGCACCTGGTGGAACCACGATCCAGACCGCATCGATGAGTTCACGAAGCGGTACCGGGCGGAGTTGGACAACAACCCCGCCGTCGAGGATCTGCGGTCGCGGGTGCGGGGCCACAAGACGGTCACCCTCATCTACGGGGCGAAGGATCCTGACGTGAATCACGCTCGCATCCTGCGCGACTACCTCCGCGAGGCAGGCGCTTCAGGAGAAGAGTCGCCGTAA
- the phnD gene encoding phosphate/phosphite/phosphonate ABC transporter substrate-binding protein, whose amino-acid sequence MRLRAPLALGALAAASAILLAGCSGTSADPAAAEDDVIRFATLPLVDDPSVETPIDEIAALLEEETGMRVEMTDVPNYSAVIEAVRAGHEDIGIMSAFPSALAVNTGEVDALVAWPGVDEPVSTCLVLDDADIQSFDDITADTTIAFADPNSSSGFYMPTYMLNEHGLREDEGDFTVLFAGGHDRSFIALKEGQADIACTSTIFPAMAGQGDPMFPFDEGETRSIGESISMPVSMGVLGSQHMSAEKRAALVDAIPRVFSDENRDVLGMYMDGMPEGIEPIAEPGTDVFQPIVDIAAAAGVDIGDLE is encoded by the coding sequence ATGCGACTTCGTGCTCCTCTCGCCCTCGGCGCTCTCGCCGCGGCGTCCGCGATCCTCCTCGCTGGCTGCTCCGGCACGTCCGCGGATCCTGCTGCAGCCGAAGACGACGTCATCCGCTTCGCCACCCTTCCGCTCGTCGATGACCCGTCGGTCGAAACACCGATCGATGAGATCGCCGCGCTCCTCGAAGAGGAGACCGGGATGAGAGTCGAGATGACCGACGTCCCCAACTATTCAGCGGTGATCGAGGCCGTGCGCGCAGGTCATGAGGACATCGGCATCATGAGCGCTTTCCCCTCCGCGCTCGCCGTGAACACCGGCGAGGTCGACGCGCTCGTCGCGTGGCCCGGCGTCGACGAACCCGTATCGACCTGCCTCGTGCTCGACGATGCGGACATCCAGTCGTTCGACGACATCACCGCCGACACGACGATCGCGTTCGCCGACCCCAACTCGTCGAGCGGCTTCTATATGCCGACCTACATGCTGAACGAACACGGCCTTCGCGAAGACGAAGGGGACTTCACGGTGCTCTTCGCTGGCGGACACGACCGCAGCTTCATCGCGCTGAAGGAGGGCCAGGCCGATATCGCCTGCACGTCGACGATCTTCCCGGCGATGGCTGGCCAGGGGGATCCGATGTTCCCGTTCGACGAGGGAGAGACGCGTTCGATCGGTGAGAGCATCTCGATGCCCGTCTCGATGGGAGTGCTCGGCAGTCAGCACATGAGCGCCGAGAAGCGCGCGGCGCTCGTCGACGCCATCCCGCGCGTCTTCAGCGACGAGAACCGAGACGTTCTGGGGATGTACATGGACGGCATGCCGGAGGGCATCGAGCCGATCGCGGAGCCCGGCACCGATGTGTTCCAGCCGATCGTCGACATCGCCGCCGCAGCGGGCGTCGACATCGGGGACCTCGAATGA
- the phnC gene encoding phosphonate ABC transporter ATP-binding protein, producing MSDTVTMRPAAATGTALVHLRDLRVRYAPDEPFVLDGVDLDLHDGEMVALLGASGSGKSTLMKSLTGFAPVTSGTVRMGEIDVANLRRGQLRDLRSQTGQVFQQFNLIGRLSVLTNVLTGSLHRAGAVNVLGTFRSADRKKALDLLDRVGIAHKANAEARTLSGGQQQRVAIARALMQNPRVILADEPVASLDPKMSRTVLELLQSIARDEGIPVLVSLHVLPLALAHSDRIVGLRHGEMVISGRTADLDAEQLAPVYELDDEGEDD from the coding sequence GTGAGTGACACCGTCACCATGCGTCCGGCGGCGGCCACGGGCACCGCGCTCGTCCACCTCCGCGATCTGCGAGTGCGGTACGCGCCTGACGAGCCGTTCGTACTGGACGGCGTCGATCTCGATCTGCACGACGGCGAGATGGTCGCGCTCCTCGGCGCGAGCGGATCCGGAAAGTCCACGCTGATGAAGTCGCTGACGGGCTTCGCTCCCGTCACGTCCGGGACCGTGCGTATGGGCGAGATCGACGTGGCGAATCTGCGTCGCGGGCAGTTGCGCGACCTGCGTTCGCAGACCGGGCAGGTGTTCCAGCAGTTCAACCTGATCGGACGGCTCAGCGTGCTCACGAACGTGTTGACCGGATCGCTGCACCGTGCGGGAGCGGTCAACGTGCTCGGCACGTTTCGGAGCGCAGACCGCAAGAAGGCGCTCGACCTCCTGGACCGCGTCGGCATCGCGCACAAGGCGAACGCCGAAGCGCGGACGCTGTCGGGCGGTCAGCAGCAGCGCGTCGCGATCGCACGCGCGCTCATGCAGAATCCGCGCGTGATCCTCGCGGACGAGCCGGTGGCGTCGCTGGACCCGAAGATGAGCCGCACGGTGCTGGAACTTCTGCAGTCCATCGCGCGCGACGAGGGGATCCCCGTGCTCGTCAGCCTGCACGTGCTGCCGCTCGCGCTCGCGCATTCCGATCGCATTGTGGGGCTGCGTCACGGTGAGATGGTCATCTCCGGTCGAACGGCCGACCTCGATGCCGAGCAGCTCGCGCCCGTGTACGAGCTCGACGACGAGGGCGAGGACGACTAG
- a CDS encoding tyrosine-protein phosphatase, translating into MSIDTIELPLTAPVNLRDLGGIRVAGGSVRRGFAIRADDLSTSDADSAADLVERGLTSIIDLRSHAEATFTGRGPFGSMPVTYHHVPFLTSLEDATEDAMNQASFERLYVRMFDSAAPRIVQALAVIATSPGATAFHCAAGQDRTGVLAAALLLVLGASHDDIVEDYTHTGQNSPAIVERIAPVMGPLMAERGIDLEAAAKAASRPEFSPAPMEGLLAHLSREDADPLRRLREAGLTDGLIETLRSLAVV; encoded by the coding sequence ATGAGCATCGACACCATCGAACTTCCGCTCACCGCCCCCGTCAACCTGCGCGACCTCGGCGGGATCCGGGTCGCGGGCGGATCCGTGCGCCGCGGGTTCGCGATCCGCGCGGACGACCTGTCGACCTCCGACGCCGACTCGGCCGCCGACCTCGTCGAGCGCGGTCTCACCTCGATCATCGACCTGCGCTCGCACGCAGAGGCGACGTTCACCGGGCGCGGCCCGTTCGGCTCGATGCCCGTCACATACCACCACGTGCCGTTCCTCACGTCGCTGGAAGACGCCACCGAGGACGCGATGAACCAGGCGTCGTTCGAGCGCCTCTACGTGCGCATGTTCGACAGCGCCGCACCGCGCATCGTGCAGGCGCTCGCCGTGATCGCGACGTCGCCGGGCGCCACCGCCTTCCACTGCGCAGCCGGCCAGGACCGCACCGGCGTGCTCGCCGCGGCCCTGCTGCTCGTGCTCGGCGCCTCGCACGACGACATCGTCGAGGACTACACGCACACGGGTCAGAACTCGCCCGCGATCGTCGAGCGCATCGCACCCGTGATGGGGCCGCTCATGGCTGAGCGGGGGATCGACCTCGAGGCGGCGGCGAAGGCCGCCTCGCGCCCCGAGTTCTCGCCGGCGCCGATGGAGGGGCTGCTCGCCCATCTCTCGCGCGAGGACGCGGATCCGCTTCGCCGTCTCCGCGAGGCCGGACTCACGGACGGCCTCATCGAGACGCTCCGGTCCCTGGCGGTCGTGTGA